A single window of Acidobacteriota bacterium DNA harbors:
- a CDS encoding glycoside hydrolase family 38 C-terminal domain-containing protein encodes MCRVLTAIAALVLGCPATSITESPSGVSGETRPALCVVATSHLDTQWRWTVKETITKYIPATFRDNFALMERFPDYTFSFEGAYRYMLLKEYYPEDFERLKPYIAAGRWRVAGSWVDASDVNVPSFESLVRHTLYGNGFFEREFGRTSRDILLPDCFGFGYTLPSIAAHCGLKSFSTQKLSWGSSVGVPFDIGLWEGVDGSSVIAALKPGSYGTEIESDLSRDSTWMETVERQGKTSGLYAAYMYFGTGDTGGAPDSTSVYWLEKSTAGDGPIRVASVGSDDIVDVVASVQDVHLPRYKGELLMTRHGVGCYTSQAAMKRFNRKNELLADAAERASVIAHSLGGPRYPREALRQTWVQFLWHQFHDDLTGTSIPEAYQYSWNDEILCLNKFAGILTGAVESATAALDTRGRGVPLVVYNPLAVARRDVVEATVVYVDGAPDMVRVYGPDGAEVPSQVSATYEDSLHLLFLADVPPVGYAVYDVRPSQSPCQVMTEVKAGLTGLENERYAVEINGNGDVASIYDKVERRGLLSRPVTLELLYNKPRQWPAWEIQHEDIMAQPQVLADENTQIRVLEEGPVRAAVQVTRRRGQSVFRTTIRLAASTAGDRVEFDNDIEWYERETLLKVAVTPATPSELVTYDLGLGTVQRGVNRPELYEVPGHQWADMTPPEGAYGVAVLNDCKYGWDHPDEGTLRLTLIHTPGIDENWSWVEDQRSQDLGRHRMLYALQGHRGDWRDGGVAWQAARLNQPLLAFQTGRHDGSLGKSFSLVQVETGGQNHPPVMVNAVKIAEDSDEVVIRLRELTGAPVDTVRVRFAFPLTAAREIDGTEKPIGQAEFDNETLITSLTPYRPRAFAVRFADQRPVAQAPVCEPVSLPYNLDGVSSDEDRGDGDFDGSGHTLPAELLPDTLVHNGVPLVLGTRTPQSRNVLSCDGQTLNLPAGKYNRLCLVAAAVDGPAGGTFTLDDYDTTLWIQDYAQPLGQWNSRLIAGEFVEEAGRIAPAYILRQPVIWAGTHRHGPDGYNEVYQFVYLYLFQLDVPENARTLTLPRNPRIRLLAATMANTGGDPVRPARPLYDVAHATLARVSAERHSFTDSMVVRLHSPVPAATVYYTVDGSEPSLSSQQYAVPVVVKETTQLNARAFLPGADDSYVTRTTFTRLVPRPAADLGSPMPGLHCSYYEGEWTELPDFDALTVEREDTMDSVAIPEFAQEEDYGLVFTGYVRVPRDGLYDFFVNSDDGSALFVDGSLIADNDGIHGEWEISGEVALKAGLHPIAVRMFQRKGGQLLEVSWQGPGLERRPLSADMLFHEGEAKRR; translated from the coding sequence ATGTGCAGAGTACTGACAGCGATTGCCGCCCTGGTCCTGGGCTGCCCCGCCACAAGTATAACCGAGTCGCCATCCGGCGTGTCCGGGGAGACACGGCCCGCGCTGTGCGTGGTAGCCACGTCACATCTTGATACCCAGTGGCGGTGGACGGTCAAAGAGACGATCACGAAATACATTCCCGCAACCTTTCGGGACAATTTCGCCCTCATGGAAAGGTTCCCCGACTACACCTTCAGTTTTGAGGGCGCCTACCGGTATATGCTGCTCAAAGAGTACTATCCTGAAGACTTTGAACGACTGAAACCGTACATCGCGGCCGGCCGGTGGCGAGTGGCCGGAAGCTGGGTTGATGCCTCGGACGTCAATGTTCCATCTTTTGAATCCCTCGTCCGGCACACTCTGTACGGAAACGGGTTCTTTGAACGTGAGTTCGGCAGGACCAGCCGGGACATCCTGCTGCCGGATTGTTTTGGTTTCGGCTACACGCTCCCTTCAATCGCCGCCCACTGCGGGCTGAAAAGCTTTTCCACGCAAAAACTCTCCTGGGGGTCATCGGTCGGCGTGCCGTTTGATATCGGTCTGTGGGAAGGCGTGGACGGGTCCTCCGTCATCGCCGCGCTGAAGCCCGGCAGTTACGGCACTGAAATCGAGAGCGACCTGAGCAGGGACAGCACCTGGATGGAGACGGTTGAGCGGCAGGGAAAGACCTCGGGGCTGTACGCGGCCTACATGTATTTCGGAACCGGTGACACGGGCGGGGCGCCTGATTCAACATCGGTTTACTGGCTTGAAAAATCGACAGCCGGTGACGGACCGATTCGGGTGGCGTCCGTGGGGTCCGATGACATCGTTGACGTTGTCGCGTCGGTCCAGGACGTGCACCTGCCCCGGTACAAGGGCGAACTGCTCATGACCCGACACGGCGTCGGCTGCTATACGTCGCAGGCCGCCATGAAGCGTTTCAACCGCAAGAACGAACTGCTGGCGGACGCGGCGGAGCGTGCCTCCGTCATCGCCCACTCGCTGGGCGGTCCGCGCTATCCCCGCGAGGCCCTGAGACAAACGTGGGTGCAGTTCCTCTGGCACCAGTTCCACGACGACCTCACCGGAACCAGCATCCCCGAAGCCTACCAGTATTCCTGGAACGACGAGATCCTCTGCCTGAACAAGTTCGCCGGTATCCTGACGGGTGCCGTTGAATCAGCCACGGCCGCTCTTGACACGCGAGGCCGGGGCGTTCCACTCGTGGTCTACAACCCGCTGGCCGTCGCCCGTCGGGACGTTGTCGAAGCAACGGTTGTCTACGTCGACGGGGCGCCCGATATGGTGCGCGTCTACGGCCCGGACGGCGCCGAGGTGCCTTCCCAGGTGAGCGCGACGTACGAAGACAGTCTGCACCTGCTGTTTCTTGCCGATGTTCCGCCGGTCGGGTACGCCGTCTACGACGTGCGCCCCTCGCAGTCGCCGTGCCAGGTGATGACAGAAGTAAAAGCCGGCCTGACCGGGCTGGAAAACGAACGCTACGCGGTTGAAATCAACGGCAACGGCGACGTCGCCTCGATCTATGATAAGGTCGAAAGACGGGGACTTCTCAGCCGCCCGGTCACACTGGAGCTTCTGTACAACAAGCCACGACAGTGGCCGGCCTGGGAAATCCAGCATGAAGATATCATGGCCCAGCCGCAGGTCCTCGCCGATGAAAATACGCAGATACGAGTTCTGGAAGAGGGCCCGGTGCGTGCGGCTGTACAAGTGACGCGGCGTCGGGGCCAGTCCGTCTTCCGCACGACAATCCGCCTGGCCGCCTCCACTGCCGGTGACCGCGTCGAGTTCGACAACGATATCGAATGGTACGAGCGCGAAACGCTGCTCAAGGTGGCCGTGACACCGGCGACACCATCCGAGCTTGTCACCTACGACCTCGGTCTCGGAACGGTACAGCGGGGCGTCAACCGGCCGGAACTGTACGAAGTGCCGGGACATCAATGGGCCGATATGACGCCGCCGGAAGGTGCATACGGTGTCGCCGTCCTCAACGACTGCAAGTACGGATGGGATCATCCCGACGAGGGTACACTTCGGCTTACGTTGATCCACACGCCCGGCATAGACGAGAACTGGTCGTGGGTTGAGGACCAGCGGTCGCAGGACCTGGGACGCCACAGGATGTTGTATGCCCTTCAGGGGCATCGCGGCGACTGGCGTGACGGCGGCGTTGCCTGGCAGGCGGCCCGGCTCAATCAACCCCTGCTGGCATTCCAGACCGGCCGACACGACGGTTCTCTGGGAAAGAGCTTCTCGCTCGTGCAGGTGGAGACTGGCGGGCAGAACCACCCGCCGGTGATGGTGAACGCCGTCAAGATCGCCGAAGACAGCGACGAGGTCGTGATCCGCCTGCGGGAACTGACCGGTGCGCCCGTCGACACGGTGCGGGTCCGTTTTGCTTTTCCCCTGACGGCGGCCCGCGAAATCGACGGAACGGAGAAGCCGATTGGTCAGGCTGAATTCGATAACGAGACTCTGATCACGTCCCTGACCCCTTACCGCCCCAGGGCGTTCGCGGTGAGATTCGCCGATCAGCGCCCGGTAGCGCAGGCGCCCGTGTGCGAGCCGGTGAGCCTGCCGTACAACCTGGATGGTGTCAGTTCGGACGAGGACCGAGGGGACGGCGATTTCGACGGCAGCGGCCACACCCTTCCCGCAGAGCTTCTGCCGGACACGCTGGTTCATAACGGCGTACCTTTGGTGCTGGGGACGAGGACGCCTCAGTCGCGCAATGTGCTTTCATGCGACGGCCAGACGCTCAACCTGCCGGCCGGCAAGTACAACCGGCTCTGCCTGGTGGCGGCGGCCGTTGACGGCCCGGCCGGGGGTACCTTTACGCTCGACGATTATGATACGACGCTGTGGATTCAGGACTATGCGCAGCCGCTCGGCCAGTGGAACAGCCGACTTATCGCGGGCGAGTTCGTGGAGGAAGCCGGCCGAATCGCCCCCGCCTATATCCTCAGGCAACCGGTTATCTGGGCGGGCACACACCGACACGGCCCCGACGGATACAACGAGGTGTACCAGTTCGTTTACCTTTACCTGTTCCAGCTTGACGTCCCGGAGAACGCACGCACACTGACATTGCCACGCAATCCGCGCATCAGGTTGCTCGCGGCGACGATGGCCAACACCGGCGGCGATCCCGTGCGGCCCGCCCGGCCCCTCTATGACGTTGCGCATGCAACCCTTGCCAGGGTGTCCGCCGAGCGCCATTCCTTCACCGACAGCATGGTTGTCCGCCTGCACTCCCCCGTACCGGCAGCAACAGTATACTATACCGTGGACGGGAGTGAACCGTCACTCAGTTCACAACAGTATGCGGTTCCGGTCGTGGTTAAGGAAACAACGCAACTGAACGCGCGGGCATTCCTCCCGGGGGCGGATGACAGCTACGTCACGCGTACCACCTTTACGCGGCTGGTTCCCCGACCCGCAGCCGATCTGGGCAGTCCCATGCCCGGGTTGCATTGCAGCTACTATGAAGGAGAATGGACGGAACTGCCGGATTTCGATGCACTGACGGTGGAACGGGAAGATACGATGGATTCCGTCGCCATCCCGGAGTTTGCGCAAGAAGAGGATTACGGGTTGGTCTTCACCGGATACGTGCGGGTACCCCGCGACGGCCTGTACGACTTTTTCGTCAATTCCGATGACGGCAGCGCCCTGTTTGTCGACGGCTCGTTGATCGCCGACAACGACGGCATCCACGGCGAGTGGGAGATCTCGGGCGAGGTGGCGTTGAAAGCGGGCCTGCACCCGATTGCCGTACGCATGTTTCAGCGCAAAGGAGGGCAACTGCTGGAGGTTTCGTGGCAGGGACCGGGTCTTGAAAGACGGCCGCTCAGCGCCGACATGCTCTTTCACGAAGGCGAGGCAAAAAGGCGGTAG
- a CDS encoding FlgD immunoglobulin-like domain containing protein: MKSVLRSGYILVLWLIVGMMLVIPDALGDGPWFAATINYRAGRGPSSVFAIDLDGDGDNDLAVANMASDNVSILFNLSDTYTAIEDYKPLEPPDGFELSQNYPNPFNPSTAIKYVLPQRSHVTIEIFNVLGQRVRTLVDREQSAGAHAITWDGGRRPGDRSPPVCTFTVCRPESTCRRRRCCC, encoded by the coding sequence ATGAAAAGCGTCCTCAGATCAGGCTATATCCTGGTGTTGTGGCTGATCGTGGGAATGATGCTGGTTATACCTGATGCCCTGGGCGATGGACCATGGTTCGCTGCAACGATCAATTATCGCGCGGGACGCGGTCCGAGCTCTGTTTTCGCGATTGATCTTGACGGTGACGGTGACAACGACCTGGCAGTAGCTAATATGGCGTCCGACAATGTGTCGATTCTATTCAATCTGAGTGATACCTACACGGCCATTGAAGATTACAAGCCCTTGGAACCGCCAGACGGTTTTGAACTAAGTCAGAACTATCCGAATCCGTTCAATCCGTCAACCGCGATCAAGTACGTTCTTCCACAGCGGAGCCATGTGACAATCGAGATATTTAACGTGCTGGGTCAGCGGGTCCGGACTCTGGTCGATCGGGAGCAGTCGGCCGGGGCACACGCGATAACCTGGGACGGAGGTCGTCGACCGGGGGACCGGTCTCCACCGGTGTGTACCTTTACCGTTTGCAGGCCGGAGAGCACGTGCAGACGGAGAAGATGCTGTTGTTGA
- a CDS encoding multicopper oxidase domain-containing protein, translating to MTNNQQVLSTGTVLPNGTVVSPTTGLTHVWGYAVSDGVVTKGPLWPAHTVVAKRGIPVNALYLNNLPESYDAVNLTVDQTLHWAMMTSAMTPYTGAVPTVGHLHGGEVPPWSDGGPDAWYTPGGVDGGHGALTNVYYYPNTQEAATLWFHDHALGLTRLNVYAGLAGFYFLKDDAEDLLQLPGWTGDNMVQEVDPVTGANHGSSYLPEIEIVIQDRMFDQNGQLYFPAGAPLAPNPMVHPYWIPEFVGDVITVNGKTWPYLSVAPRKYRLRFLNGSNARFYELWLQDLATKMRGPVIWQVGTDGGLLDAPVAIDPNLGQNLVLGPGERADIVIDFGSVANPNPAMPYATWTLKNSGNTPYPKGAPPKGSTLGQIMQFVVNGQLTVPDNSIIAGRPTPLEKLANFATGTPAVPVHKSRQLTLNEVMGMGGPLEVLVNNTKWSGDSPRPYNDFTLDPTGMSMTHYSELMTEGETEVWQIINLTADAHPIHLHLVQFQLLSRRNFNFNKYSKLYMSAFAAAGVPMGSEGGWGPPLNYNTGADPTGKVWTTFLGGNPDVTPHIQGPVIPASFNERGWKDTFIMYPGQVTTVIARWAPTDATATATNYFAFSPDGGHGYVWHCHILDHEDNEMMRPYLVDATGPAGRLSAPIYAGYWTAHPLATFAAQSAGESQQKASAAADLPMSFELGGNYPNPFNPTTEIQFSLTEYSQVKLEVFNILGQRVATLVDQPMDAGYYTVEWDANEYASGVYLYRLTAEDFVETKKMLLLK from the coding sequence ATGACTAACAATCAGCAGGTCCTCTCGACCGGCACTGTCCTGCCGAACGGAACCGTCGTGTCCCCGACCACCGGCCTGACCCACGTGTGGGGATATGCGGTTTCGGATGGCGTTGTAACCAAAGGCCCCCTATGGCCGGCCCACACGGTTGTTGCCAAACGAGGGATCCCGGTGAACGCCCTCTATCTCAACAACCTTCCCGAGAGCTACGATGCTGTTAACCTGACCGTCGATCAAACCTTGCACTGGGCGATGATGACCTCAGCCATGACCCCCTACACGGGGGCTGTTCCCACGGTCGGGCATCTCCATGGGGGTGAAGTCCCGCCATGGTCTGACGGAGGTCCGGACGCATGGTATACGCCCGGCGGGGTCGACGGCGGTCACGGAGCGCTGACCAACGTATACTATTATCCTAATACGCAGGAGGCCGCGACACTGTGGTTTCATGATCACGCTCTGGGCCTTACGCGTCTCAATGTATACGCGGGGTTGGCGGGATTTTACTTCCTGAAGGATGATGCGGAAGATCTGCTTCAGCTTCCCGGCTGGACCGGGGACAATATGGTTCAGGAAGTGGATCCTGTCACGGGCGCGAATCACGGCAGCTCGTATTTGCCGGAAATCGAAATTGTCATCCAGGACCGGATGTTTGATCAAAACGGGCAGCTCTATTTTCCGGCGGGCGCGCCTCTGGCTCCGAATCCGATGGTCCATCCGTATTGGATTCCCGAGTTCGTTGGCGATGTCATCACTGTCAACGGTAAGACCTGGCCCTACTTGAGTGTCGCTCCACGCAAGTACCGCCTCCGTTTTCTCAACGGTTCCAACGCCCGGTTCTATGAACTGTGGCTTCAGGATCTTGCCACGAAGATGAGGGGGCCGGTTATCTGGCAGGTGGGCACGGACGGCGGACTCCTCGATGCACCCGTTGCCATTGACCCTAATCTAGGTCAGAATCTGGTTCTCGGCCCGGGTGAACGAGCGGATATCGTGATTGATTTCGGGTCAGTCGCCAACCCCAATCCGGCAATGCCATACGCCACGTGGACCCTCAAGAACTCAGGCAATACGCCCTATCCGAAGGGAGCGCCGCCGAAAGGTTCGACGCTGGGTCAAATCATGCAATTTGTTGTCAACGGGCAGCTTACCGTTCCGGATAACAGCATCATTGCCGGCAGGCCGACACCCCTTGAGAAACTGGCCAACTTTGCCACCGGTACGCCGGCCGTCCCGGTTCATAAGTCCCGTCAACTCACCCTCAACGAAGTCATGGGTATGGGAGGACCGCTGGAAGTGCTCGTCAACAACACCAAGTGGTCCGGTGACTCTCCGCGGCCTTACAACGACTTTACGCTTGACCCGACCGGGATGTCCATGACCCACTATTCAGAGCTCATGACGGAAGGCGAGACCGAAGTGTGGCAGATCATCAATCTAACAGCGGATGCTCATCCAATTCACCTGCACCTGGTCCAGTTCCAATTGCTGAGCCGCCGGAATTTCAATTTCAACAAATACAGCAAGCTCTACATGAGCGCCTTTGCCGCCGCCGGAGTCCCCATGGGTTCCGAGGGGGGGTGGGGCCCGCCATTAAACTATAACACCGGGGCGGATCCGACCGGAAAGGTATGGACCACTTTCCTCGGCGGCAATCCGGATGTGACGCCTCACATACAGGGGCCGGTCATTCCGGCCAGCTTTAACGAGCGCGGATGGAAAGACACGTTCATTATGTATCCTGGCCAGGTCACAACCGTCATTGCCCGATGGGCTCCCACTGATGCGACGGCGACGGCCACCAATTACTTTGCTTTCAGCCCGGATGGCGGCCACGGCTACGTCTGGCACTGTCACATCCTCGATCACGAGGACAACGAAATGATGCGACCGTATCTGGTGGACGCGACGGGGCCGGCCGGAAGGCTCTCTGCGCCGATTTATGCGGGATACTGGACAGCGCACCCGCTGGCTACGTTTGCGGCTCAATCCGCCGGCGAAAGTCAGCAGAAGGCTTCGGCTGCAGCTGATCTTCCGATGTCTTTCGAACTGGGCGGTAACTACCCCAACCCGTTTAACCCGACGACAGAGATTCAGTTCAGCCTAACGGAGTATAGCCAGGTCAAACTGGAAGTCTTCAATATCCTCGGGCAGCGAGTCGCCACACTGGTGGACCAACCGATGGACGCCGGCTACTATACCGTTGAATGGGATGCGAACGAATACGCCAGCGGTGTATACCTGTATCGCCTTACCGCCGAGGACTTCGTTGAAACGAAGAAGATGCTGCTGCTGAAATAG
- a CDS encoding ABC transporter permease, translating into MKKPTRAAVSRVMSEYGMLGVLLLLCLLFSILTVREQHPGGSGAAEALFENVTGVVPSSARLLIVARETDEDRAFAFSLQQLLLRDGYAPPSIITGDPASVRAKLAAMADSAIVIDLIFTTHTNAPVVQAIKAQLVQFSEVDVVTPPARRWPTFLLPDNLRNVANQITVIAIIAIGMTMVIITAGIDLSVGSLIALSAVLTAWLVGKTGGADATATAMLLASLGGIVVCGATGAFSGLMITRFRIPPFIATLAMMQVAAGVAYIISQGKPIYRLPDGFIWLGRGSDPLLKVPYAVILMFVLYIIAHVIMSRTAVGRHIYAVGGNPEAARLAGIRVRLVIFSVYAVCGMLAGLGGVIMASQLKSGAPTYGLTYELYVIAAVVVGGTSLMGGEGRIFGTLIGAFVIGVVQNGMNLTNVETYTQKVVLGCIILGAVLLDRLKQQGFRLKWFRSLGPPGPRKKQA; encoded by the coding sequence ATGAAGAAACCGACACGAGCGGCGGTCTCGCGTGTCATGTCCGAGTACGGCATGCTGGGTGTTCTGCTGCTTCTGTGCCTGCTCTTTTCCATACTCACCGTTCGCGAGCAGCATCCGGGTGGCAGCGGAGCCGCCGAGGCCCTTTTCGAGAACGTGACAGGAGTTGTTCCTTCATCGGCCAGGCTGCTGATAGTGGCCCGCGAGACCGACGAGGACCGCGCCTTTGCCTTCTCGCTGCAGCAACTGCTGCTGCGTGACGGATACGCACCCCCCTCGATCATCACCGGTGACCCGGCTTCCGTCCGGGCAAAACTCGCGGCCATGGCCGATTCGGCGATTGTGATCGACCTGATATTTACAACCCACACGAATGCGCCGGTGGTGCAGGCGATCAAAGCGCAGCTTGTTCAGTTCTCGGAGGTTGACGTGGTCACACCACCGGCACGGCGCTGGCCGACCTTCCTGCTGCCGGACAACCTGCGCAACGTGGCCAACCAGATCACCGTTATCGCCATCATCGCCATCGGCATGACGATGGTCATTATCACGGCCGGGATTGATCTTTCGGTCGGCAGCCTGATCGCCCTTTCCGCCGTCTTGACGGCCTGGCTGGTCGGCAAGACCGGCGGGGCGGATGCAACCGCCACGGCCATGCTCCTGGCCTCTCTCGGTGGTATTGTGGTGTGCGGAGCCACGGGGGCATTCAGCGGCCTCATGATCACCCGCTTTCGCATTCCCCCGTTTATCGCCACGCTTGCCATGATGCAAGTGGCCGCCGGAGTCGCGTACATCATTTCGCAGGGTAAGCCCATCTACCGCCTTCCCGACGGTTTCATCTGGCTGGGACGGGGTTCAGATCCGCTGCTCAAGGTTCCGTACGCGGTCATCCTCATGTTTGTCCTGTACATCATAGCCCACGTCATTATGTCCCGGACAGCCGTCGGCCGGCACATCTATGCGGTCGGGGGAAACCCCGAAGCGGCACGACTGGCCGGCATCCGGGTCCGGCTGGTCATCTTCTCCGTGTACGCCGTGTGCGGCATGCTGGCCGGCCTGGGTGGAGTCATCATGGCCTCCCAGCTAAAAAGCGGGGCGCCGACCTACGGCCTGACGTACGAGCTGTATGTAATCGCGGCCGTTGTTGTCGGCGGAACCAGTCTCATGGGAGGTGAGGGACGCATATTCGGCACCCTGATCGGTGCCTTCGTCATAGGCGTGGTGCAAAACGGCATGAACCTGACCAACGTCGAGACATACACGCAGAAGGTGGTGCTGGGATGCATCATCCTCGGTGCGGTCCTCCTGGATCGACTGAAACAACAGGGTTTCCGACTGAAGTGGTTCAGATCGTTAGGCCCTCCCGGGCCTCGAAAAAAACAAGCCTGA
- a CDS encoding substrate-binding domain-containing protein produces the protein MRKVTVRKEIRWGIAALLVAALGAGCGNDASQKEGSAQPEGQEAAVTIGVSLLTRTHPFYQDLEAGLREAAEAAGFELLVTAGEFDVAKQKDQVHDFIVRDVNAIIVCPCDSKSIGTAVRAANDAGIPVFTADIACLAEGVKIVSHVASDNVAGGRLAARALAEALGETGKVAIIDHPEVESVIQRVRGFEEEIARHENIRIVAKLSGHGVKDQAFRTAEDVLQTHPDLGGIFGINDDSALGALAAVEKAGRAGRVMIVGFDAVPEAREAIKAGKIHADVIQMPKQIGRKTIEAIRTYISGGEVAPSILIPCGLFTQTDTHES, from the coding sequence ATGCGTAAGGTTACCGTTCGCAAGGAAATACGTTGGGGAATCGCTGCGTTGCTCGTTGCCGCGCTTGGCGCCGGTTGTGGGAACGATGCATCACAAAAGGAAGGTTCGGCACAACCGGAGGGGCAGGAAGCCGCTGTCACCATAGGCGTCAGCCTGTTGACAAGAACGCACCCGTTTTACCAGGATCTCGAGGCGGGATTGCGGGAAGCGGCCGAAGCCGCGGGGTTCGAGCTGCTGGTGACGGCCGGTGAGTTTGACGTCGCCAAGCAGAAAGACCAGGTCCATGACTTCATAGTGCGCGACGTCAACGCCATCATCGTCTGCCCGTGCGACTCCAAGTCGATCGGAACGGCCGTCAGGGCGGCCAACGACGCCGGTATCCCGGTGTTCACGGCCGACATCGCTTGCCTTGCCGAGGGTGTGAAAATCGTCTCGCACGTGGCTTCGGACAACGTGGCCGGCGGACGTCTGGCTGCCCGGGCACTGGCAGAAGCGCTGGGCGAAACCGGCAAGGTGGCCATCATCGATCACCCCGAGGTGGAATCGGTAATCCAGCGAGTCAGGGGCTTTGAAGAGGAAATCGCGCGCCACGAGAATATCCGGATCGTAGCCAAGCTCTCCGGACACGGTGTCAAGGACCAGGCGTTCCGGACGGCGGAAGACGTGCTGCAAACGCACCCGGACCTGGGAGGAATCTTCGGTATCAACGATGATTCCGCCCTCGGCGCTCTCGCGGCCGTTGAAAAGGCCGGCAGAGCCGGCCGCGTGATGATCGTTGGATTCGATGCCGTACCGGAGGCACGTGAGGCCATCAAGGCCGGCAAAATCCATGCTGACGTTATCCAGATGCCCAAACAGATCGGCCGGAAGACCATAGAGGCGATCAGGACCTACATCTCCGGTGGTGAGGTCGCACCAAGCATCCTTATTCCCTGCGGTCTCTTTACCCAGACAGATACTCATGAGTCCTGA
- a CDS encoding sugar ABC transporter ATP-binding protein, translating to MSPDDGSETLTTERRPEPGVQPVLQMTGIRKAFPGVQALRSASFNLLGSEIHALVGENGAGKSTLIKVLTGVHGADRGQIRLFGRQVAFHSPVDALRAGIATIYQEFTLVGSLPVRANLFLGRERTRRGLIDAGFERGKTESVFGRLGADIDPDRLVTDLTVAQQQLVEIGRALLAEARILVMDEPTAALAPREVERLFAILRDLAARGIGIIFVTHRLDEVFAIADRVTVMRDGETIITRNTGELSRHQLIEHMVGRPIEDEFPKVRAVAAKRRLEVRRLSGGRIHEVSFYVRQGEVLALAGLMGAGRTEVARLIFGADRKEGGDILLDGHRVEINSPRDAIRHGICLLTEDRKAQGLILKASAKDNFALPNLASWSRLGFIDHTTELSRFRARVQDLNIRLAGPGQLAAFLSGGNQQKLLVARWLETNSQVILFDEPTRGIDVGAKYEMYLLIGRLAAQGKAIIVISSELPEVLGISDRILVMRDGEIAGEIEDVAKATQEDIMALAV from the coding sequence ATGAGTCCTGACGACGGGAGCGAGACGCTGACAACCGAGCGACGGCCGGAGCCCGGGGTCCAGCCGGTGCTTCAGATGACCGGAATCCGTAAAGCCTTTCCCGGGGTTCAGGCGCTGAGGTCCGCCTCATTTAACCTGCTCGGCTCTGAAATCCACGCGCTGGTCGGCGAGAACGGCGCCGGAAAGAGCACTCTGATCAAAGTCCTTACGGGAGTGCACGGCGCCGACCGGGGACAGATCAGGCTCTTCGGCCGACAGGTGGCTTTTCACTCGCCCGTCGATGCCCTCCGTGCGGGCATCGCCACAATATACCAGGAGTTCACCCTGGTCGGGTCCCTGCCCGTAAGAGCCAACCTGTTCCTTGGCCGGGAGCGCACCCGGCGAGGCCTTATCGATGCCGGCTTTGAGCGCGGCAAAACGGAATCCGTCTTCGGTCGACTGGGCGCAGACATCGATCCGGACCGGCTCGTCACGGATTTGACCGTCGCACAACAGCAGTTGGTGGAAATCGGGCGGGCCTTGCTGGCCGAGGCCAGGATACTGGTCATGGACGAACCCACGGCGGCCCTGGCACCGCGCGAGGTTGAACGCCTCTTTGCCATCCTGAGAGACCTTGCCGCGCGGGGTATCGGGATCATTTTCGTCACCCACCGCCTGGACGAAGTTTTTGCCATTGCCGACCGCGTGACGGTGATGCGCGACGGCGAGACCATCATCACTCGAAACACCGGCGAACTCAGCCGACATCAGCTCATCGAGCACATGGTCGGACGTCCCATAGAGGATGAATTCCCCAAGGTTCGCGCCGTGGCGGCGAAACGCCGGCTGGAAGTACGGCGGCTCTCGGGCGGGCGAATACACGAGGTTTCGTTCTATGTGAGGCAGGGTGAAGTTCTCGCACTGGCCGGACTGATGGGTGCGGGACGCACCGAGGTGGCAAGATTGATCTTCGGGGCTGACCGAAAGGAAGGGGGCGATATCCTGCTCGATGGTCACCGCGTCGAGATCAATTCCCCACGGGATGCCATCAGGCACGGCATCTGTCTGCTGACCGAAGATCGAAAGGCACAGGGGCTTATTCTCAAGGCCTCGGCCAAAGATAATTTCGCGCTGCCGAACCTGGCCTCATGGTCGCGTCTCGGGTTCATTGACCACACGACAGAGTTGTCGCGGTTTCGGGCACGCGTGCAGGATCTGAATATCCGCCTGGCAGGCCCCGGCCAGCTGGCGGCGTTCCTGTCCGGCGGCAACCAGCAGAAGCTCCTGGTCGCACGATGGCTGGAAACGAATTCGCAGGTTATCCTGTTCGACGAACCCACGCGGGGCATTGACGTCGGGGCGAAATATGAAATGTACCTGCTGATCGGCCGGCTTGCGGCCCAAGGCAAGGCCATTATCGTGATCTCGTCCGAGTTGCCCGAAGTGCTGGGCATCAGCGACAGAATCCTGGTCATGCGTGACGGCGAAATCGCGGGTGAAATAGAGGATGTCGCGAAGGCAACACAGGAAGATATTATGGCCCTGGCGGTGTAA